Within the Pseudomonas oryzae genome, the region CTGCTTGCCGGTCATCACGTAGACCGACTCCATGATCGCCAGCAGGAAGGCCAGCCCGAGCGTCAGCGGCACGAACAGGAAGTGGTACATCGCGGTCATGGCGAATTGCAGACGCGACAGGTCGACGACGGCTTCCGAGATCATCTCGGCTCCTCCTCGTTCAGGGATGCGGGTGATGCGGGTGCGGTTTGCGGGGTGCCGAGCAGACGCTCGCTGACCCGGGCGCTGCCGTTTTCCGGCACCGTGGGCTCGGTGAACCAGACCGCCTTGATGGTCAGCAGGATGGCCAGCTTGACCAGCAGGATGATGCCGATCTCGCGCACCAGCGGGATGCGCCAGGGCGACTGCGGGGGGACTTGCGGCATGACGACAGCTCCTCAGCCGGCGGACGCCAATCCGGAGGTCCGGCGATCCGGCGATCCGGCGGCGACCAGTAATCCACTCTAGTCGCTGTGCGGAACACCGCTGGCGTGCGGGCTGCAGCCATCATACTCCCCCAGGTATGACGAAAGACCGAGCGAGACACTTGGTCGCAGCAGGGAGCGCAAGGCCTGCGTAGGGGCGAATTCATTCGCCAGCGTGGCCCCGGTCAGGCGAATGAATTCGCCCCTACAGGATCACGCGAGCGCGCGACGCGGCAGGCGCAGCCGCGCGCACAGCCCGCCGAGCGTGGCGCTGTCCTCCAGGCTCAGGCTGCCGCCGCAGGCCTGGGCGATGTCGCGGACGATGGCCAGGCCGAGGCCGTGGCCGGCCACCTGCTCGTCGAGGCGATTGCCTCGGGCGATCACCGCGTCGCGCTGCTCCGGGGCGATGCCCGGCCCATCGTCCTCGACGCACAGCCAGTAGCCTTCAGCATCCGCACCCGCGCTGACCTGCACGGCGCTGTCGGCCCACTTGCAGGCGTTGTCCAGCAGGTTGCCGAGCGCCTCCAGCAGATCCTCGCGGTCCCAGGGCAGGCGCAGTCCCTCCGGCGCCTGCCAGTCGATGTCGACGTGCGGGTGGATCTGCCGGAGGGTCGCGCACAGCGCCGGCAGCTCGACGCCGCAGTCGAAGTGCGCGCCGGGCAGCGCCTCGCCGGCCAGACGCGCGCGGCCCAGCTCGCGGGCCAGGCGCTGCTCGATCTGCTCCAGCTGCTCGCGCAGGGTGGCGCGCAGTTCCGGCTGGCCACGCAGCTCCTCGCGATTGGCCAGGCTGACCAGCACCGCCAGCGGCGTCTTCAGCGCGTGGCCGAGGTTGCCGAGGGCGTGGCGCGAGCGCTTGAGGGTCTCCTCGGTATGGTGCAGCAGGTGGTTGATCTGCCCGACCAGCGGCTCCAGCTCGGCCGGCACGCGGCTGTCCAGCGCGCCGAGGCGGCCGGCCTGCAGCTCGGCGATCTGCGCGCGCACCCGCTCCAGCGGCGCCAGCGCGCGGCGCATGGTCAGCCACTGCAGCAGCAGCGCCAGCAGCAGGCCGCCGACACCGAGGCCGAGGCCCAGCCAGCGGATGCGCGCCAGGCTCGCCAGCACCGGGCTGTAGTCCTGCGCCACGCTGATGGAGAAGTGCTGCCCGAAACGGCGGAAGTCGCCACGGTAGACCAGCAGGCGCTGACCCTCGATGCCGTCCACCAGTTCGGGCGCCAGGCCCTTGCGCGGCGGCCGCGGCAGCTCGCTGTCCCACAGCGAGCGCGAACGCCAGACATTCTCGGCGAAGTCGATGCGGAAATAGCGCCCCGAGAAGGTGCGCTGGTAGGCCGGGTGCAGGCGCCGCTCGTCCAGCTGCACGCCCTCCTCGCCGCGCACCAGGGCGATCAGCAGGGTCTCCGCCTCGTCCTGCAGGTTGCTCTCGTGGTAGCGGCGCAGGCCGCTGTCGAGCAGCCACAGGCTGCCCTGCAGCAGGGCGAGCACGACCACCACCAGGGTGGCAGCGAGGCCGAGGCCGAGACGGCTCTGGATCGACCTCACCCGCCCTGCTCCGCGTCGCCGGCGTAGCGGTAGCCCTGGCCACGGCGCGTCTCGATCACGCCGCGGCCGAGCTTGCGGCGCAGGTGGTTGACGTGCACCTCGATGACGTTGGACTCGCGTTCGCTCTCGCCGTCGTAGAGGTGCTCGGTGAGCTGGGTCTTGGAGAGGATCTGCCCCGGATGCAGCATGAAGTAGCGCAGCAGGCGGAATTCGGCGCCGCTCAGGGCGATCTCCTCGTCACCGCGGCGCACGCACTGGCGCGCCTCGTCGAGGGCGAGGCCGGCGGCCTTCAGTTCGCTCTGGTTGGCCACGCCGTGGGCGCGGCGCAGCAGCGCCTGGATGCGCAGGGCCAGCTCCTCGGGATGGAAGGGCTTGCTCAGGTAGTCGTCGGCGCCGGCCTTGAGCCCATCGATGCGCTCGGCCCAACTGCCGCGCGCGGTGAGGATCAGCACCGGGGTGGCCAGACCGTCGGCGCGCCAGCGGCGCAATACGTCGAGCCCCGGCATGCCAGGCAGGCCGAGGTCGAGGACCACCAGGTCGTAGGGTTCGGTGGCGCCCTGCACCAGGGCGTCGCGGCCGTCGGCCAGCCAGTCCACGGCGTAGCCCTGGCGGCCGAGATCGGCGAGCAGTTCGTCGGCGAGCGCGACGTTGTCTTCCACCAGCAGCAGGCGCATCAGTCGTCCTCCTCGTCCTTGAGGATGCGGCCGGTCACCGCATCCAGCTCCAGTTCGCGCACCTGCCCACCGTCGGTGAGCAGCTCGACCTCGTAGACGTAGCGGTCGTCCTCCTCCTCCAGCTCGGCCTCCAGCAGGCGCGCGCCGGGGTAGCGCTGCATGGCCTGCTGCAGCAACTGCTGCAGCGGCTGGATCACGCCCTCCTGGCGCAGGCGCAGGGCCTCGTCCTGGTCGAGATCGCGGGCCTGTGCCGAGGCGATCAGGCACAGGGTCAATCCGGCGATGAAGGGCGTGGTCTTGATCATCAGTCGTCCTGGTGGTCCTTGAGGATCTGGGCATTGGTGGCATCCAGCTCCAGATCCCACTGCACGCCCTGGGCGTCACGCAGTTCGACCTGGTAGACGTAGCGGCCGTATTCCTCTTCCAGCTCGGTTTCCTCGACGGTGGAACCCGGGTGCTTGGCGATGGCCGCGGCGTTGAGCTTGTCGAAGGACATGATGGTACCCGCATCGCGCAGTTTCAGCGCCTCGTCCGGGCCGAGATCACGTGCCTGGGCAACGCCGGCGGTGGCGGCGATCAGGGCGGTGGCAAGCAGGGCGGTCAGTTTTTTCATCTTCGATCTCCTGGGGAGTGAGTGGCTTTCGATGGGCTCACTCTAGCCCTCGGCGATTAATTGAAACTGAATAGCCGCCGACACCCGGCGCACGGCGATCTGTAGGGGCGAATTCATTCGCCAACAGGCCGTGCACAGGCGAATGAATTCGCCCCTACAGCGCTGGAGATCCGCGCCCCATCATCAGCTCGAGGTTGTCCGCCGCCATCTCGCGCAGGAAGTCCCAGCACACGCGCATGCGCGCCAGGTCCTTGTTCTCCGCCGGCATCAGCATCCAGAAGGTGCGCACGAACTCGATGTCGCCGGCCAGCACCTCGACCAGCTCCGGCTCGCGGCGCGCGCTGAAGCTCGGCAGGATCGCCAGCCCGGCGCCGGCCAGCACGGCGTTCTGCTGGGCGAGGATGCTGGTACTGCGCAGGGCGACCTGGCCGGGACGGCCGATCTCGTCCAGGTAGTAGAGTTCCTTGCTGTACAGCAGGTCCTCGATGTAGCTGACGAAGCGATGCTTGCGCAGGTCCTCGCGGCGGCGGATCGGCGCATGCCGGGCCAGGTAGTCGCGCGAGCCGTACAGGCGCAGCACGTAGTCGGTGAGGCGGGTGATGATGTACGGGCCGCGCTGCGGGCGCTCCAGGGTGATGACGATGTCCGCCTCGTGGCGCGCAAGGTGCACGGTGCGCGGTACCGCCAGGAGGTCGATGCCCAGGTGCGGATAGCGCTGGCCGAGGCCGGCCAGTTGCCCGGCCAGCAGGGCGACGCCGTAGCCCTCGGTGGCGCCGATGCGCACCGAGCCGGACAGGGTGTCCGGGCCGCCCTCCCCCGGCTGCTCGATGGCCAGGAAGGCGCTCTCCATCGCCTCGGCCTGCGCCAGCAGGCGGCGTCCGGCCTCGGCCAGCGTGTAGCCGGCGCCGCCGCGGATGAACAGCGGCTGGCCGAACTGCTTCTCCAGCGCCTGCACCCGCCGCGCCACCGTGGTGTGGTCGACGCCCAGGCGCCGCGCCGCCGCGGTCAGCGTGCCGGCGCGCGACAGTTCGAGGAAATAGCGCAGGTTGTCCCAGTCCATCGCAGGCTCCGGCAGGGGTGAACGCCGCTTCCCTCCGCAGGAATCGGCGTGCTGGCGATGCTCCCGGATCAGGAAAGATCGCCGGCATCGCCGCCACATTTCCGTTTACGGAAAGAGCAATTCGCCACATTGTGCAGATTTGCAGAGCAACTGTGCAAATCGCCCGGCTATGCCCGGCAATTTTCCACTGCTAGCTTGATTCCCAGAGCCAGCATCACCGGCCACAACAACTACAAAGCCTTCGAGGCGAGGTGAACATGACCGCTACCCGCTCCATCCCCACCGTCAAGCTGCTGATCAATGGCGAGTTCGTCGAATCGCAAACCACCGAGTGGCGCGACGTCGTCAACCCGGCCACCCAGGAAGTGCTGGCCCGCGTCCCCTTCGCCACCCAGGACGAGATGAACGCCGCCGTGGCCAGCGCCAAGGAAGCCTTCAAGACCTGGCGCAAGACCCCGATCGGCGCCCGCGCACGCATCTTGCTCAAGTACCAGCAGCTGATCCGCGAGAACATGAAGGAGCTGGCGGCGATCCTCACCGCCGAACAGGGCAAGACCCTGCCGGACGCCGAGGGCGACGTGTTCCGCGGCCTGGAGGTGGTCGAGCACGCCGCCAACATCGGCTCCCTGCAACTCGGCGAGCTGGCCAACAACGTCGCCGGCGGCGTCGACACCTACACCCTCAACCAGCCGCTGGGCGTATGCGCCGGCATCACTCCGTTCAACTTCCCGGCGATGATCCCGCTGTGGATGTTCCCGATGGCCATCGCCACCGGCAACACCTTCGTCCTCAAGCCCTCCGAGCAGGACCCGATGGTCACCATGCGCCTGGCCGAACTGGCGCTGCAGGCCGGCATCCCGGCCGGCGTGCTCAACGTCATCCACGGCGGCGCCGACGCGGTGAACCTGCTGTGCGACCACCCGGACATCAAGGCGGTGTCCTTCGTCGGCTCGACCAAGGTCGGCACCCACGTCTACAACCGCGCCTCGCTCAGCGGCAAGCGCGCGCAGTGCATGATGGGCGCCAAGAACCACGCCATCGTCCTGCCCGACGCCCACAAGCAGCAGACCCTGGCCAACCTGGTCGGCGCCTGCTTCGGCGCGGCCGGCCAGCGCTGCATGGCGCTGTCGGTGGTGATCCTGGTCGGCGAGGCGCAGGCCTGGCTGCCGGAGCTGGTCGAGAAGGTCAAGACCCTCAAGGTCAGCGGCGGCACCGAGCCGGGCACCGACGTCGGCCCGGTGATCTCGCGCGCCGCCCTGGAACGCATCAGCGGCCTGATCGCCCGCGGCGTCGAGGAAGGCGCCGAGCTGCTGCTCGACGGCCGCAACCCGCAGGTACCGGGCTACGCCGACGGCAACTTCGTCGCCCCGACGGTGTTCTCCGGCGTCACCCCCGAGATGACCATCTACCGGGAAGAGATCTTCGGCCCGGTGCTCTGCGTGATGCAGGCGGCGACCATGGACGAGGCCATCGCCATCATCAACGCCAACCCCAACGGCAACGGCACCGCCATCTTCACCCGCTCCGGCGCCGCCGCCCGCCACTTCCAAGAAGAGATCGACGTCGGCCAGGTCGGCATCAACGTGCCGATCCCGGTGCCGGTGCCGCTGTTCTCCTTCACCGGCTCGCGCGGCTCCAAGCTCGGCGACCTCGGCCCCTACGGCAAGCAGGTGGTGCAGTTCTACACCCAGACCAAGACCGTCACCGCGCGCTGGTTCGACGAGGATGAAGTCGGCCACGTCAACACCACCATCACCCTGAAGTGAGCCGCGACGGCCGGCGCCGCGTGCGCCGGCCGTCCCGCCAGAACGACAAGAAGAGGACTCACCATGCATATCGGCTTTCTCGGACTCGGCCACATGGGCGCCCCGATGGCGCGCAACCTGCTCAAGGCCGGCCACCAACTGACCGTCTTCGACCCGGTGCCGGCATCCGTCGCATCGCTGGTCGAGGCCGGCGCCCAGGCCGCCGACTCGGCGGGCGGCGTGGCCCGCGCGGACGTCGAGCTGATCGTCACCATGCTGCCGGCGGCGGCCCACGTGAAGGCGGTCTACCTCGGCGACGACGACCTGCTCGCCAACGTGCGCCCCGGCGTGCTGCTGATCGACTCCTCGACCATCGACCCGCACAGCGCCCGCGAAGTGGCCGCCGCCGCGGAGCAGCACGGCAACCCGATGCTCGACGCGCCGGTCTCCGGTGGCACCGGCGGCGCCGCGGCCGGCACCCTGACCTTCATGGTCGGCGGCAGCGATGCCGACTTCGACCGCGCCCGGGCGGTGCTCGCGGCGATGGGCAAGAACATCGTCCACTGCGGCGGCCACGGCAACGGCCAGGCGGCCAAGGTGGCCAACAATCTGCTGCTGGGCATCTCGATGATCGGCGTATCCGAGGCGATGAGCCTCGGCGTGGCCCTCGGCGTCGATCCCAAGGTGCTGGCCGGCATCATCAACACCTCCAGCGGTCGCTGCTGGAGTTCGGACACCTACAACCCCTTCCCCGGCGTGATGGACAACGTGCCGGCCTCGCGCGGCTACGAAGGCGGCTTCGGCACCGACCTGATGCTCAAGGACCTCGGCCTGGCCAGCGAGGCGGCCAAACAGGTGCGCCAGCCGGTGCTGCTCGGCGCCCTCGCCCAGCAGCTCTACCAGGCCTTCAGCGCCCAGGGCAACGGCCAGCTGGACTTCTCGGCGATCATCAACCTGTACCGCAAGGACGCCTGAGCATGAGCGAAGCCCCCGTGCTGGCCGCGGTGCGCAACCGCATCGGCCACCTGACCCTCAACCGCCCGGCCGGCCTCAACGCCGTCAACCTGGAGATGGTGCGCCTGCTGCACCGTCAGTTGCAGGAGTGGGCGGACGATCCGCAGATCCTCGCCGTGGTGCTGCGCGCCAGCGGCGAGAAGGCCTTCTGCGCCGGCGGCGACATCCGCGCCCTGTACGACAGCTTCCGGGCCGGCGACGACCAGTGGCAGCGCTTCTTCGAGGAGGAATACGCCCTCGACCAGTACATCCACGCCTACCGCAAGCCGATCCTCGCCCTGATGGACGGCTTCGTGCTCGGCGGCGGCATGGGCCTGGTGCAGGGCGCAGCGCTGCGGGTGATCACCGAGCGGACCCGGATGGGCATGCCGGAAACCGCCATCGGCTACTTCCCCGACGTCGGCGCCAGCCATTTCCTCTCCCGCCTGCCCGGCGAGCTGGGCACCTATCTCGGCGTCACCGGCGTGCAGATCCGCGCCGCCGACGCCCTCTACGCCGGCCTGGCCGACTGGTGCCTGCCCAGCGAGCAACTCGCCGAACTGGACCGCTGCCTCGACAACCTGAGCTGGACGGTGCACCCGCAGGAGGCCCTGCGCACCCTGCTCGCCACCCTCGCCTCGCGCAAACTGCCCGGCGCCGAACTCAAGGCCCTGCACCCGGCCATCGAGCAGCACTTCGCCCTGGACAGCGTGGCGACGATCCGCGCCTCGCTGCAGGGCGAGACGCGCGCCGAGTTCCAGCACTGGGCCGAGGAAACCGTCAAGCTGCTGGACGGCCGCTCGCCGCTGGCCATGGAAGTCACCCGCAAACTGCTGCGCCGCGGCCGCGAACTGTCGCTGGCCGAGTGCTTCGCCCTCGAACTGCACCTGGACCGCCAGTGGTTCGAGCGCGGCGAGATCATGGAAGGCGTGCGCGCGCTGATCGTCGACAAGGACAAGAACCCGCGCTGGAACCCGCCCAGCCTCGCTGGCGTGAGCATGGAGCGGGTAGCCAGCTTCTTCCCGAGCAGCCAGACTGCCGGCAGGGCCCGCCAGGCAGTCTGAACGCCCGGCGAGTAGACAAGAACAAGAGAGAACGCCGATGAACGACCTGGAATTCACCGAAGAACAACGCATGATCCGCGACATGGCCCGCGAATTCGCCCAGCGCGAAATCGCTCCGCACGCCGCCGCGTGGGAAAAAGCCTGCTGGATCGACGACCGCCTGGTCGCCCAGATGGGCGAGCTGGGCCTGCTCGGCATGGTGGTGCCCGAGGAATGGGGCGGCAGCTACATCGACTACGTGGCCTACGCCCTGGCCGTGGAGGAAATCTCCGCCGGCGACGGCGCCCTCGGCGCGCTGATGAGCGTGCACAACTCGGTGGGCTGCGGCCCGCTGCTCAACTACGGCAGCCAGGCGCAGAAGGAAGCCTGGCTGCCCGCTCTGGCCAGCGGCCAGGCCATCGGCTGCTTCTGCCTGACCGAGCCGCAGGCCGGCTCCGAGGCGCACAACCTGCGCACCCGCGCCGAACTGAAGGACGGCCAGTGGGTGCTCAACGGCGCCAAGCAGTTCGTCAGCAACGGCAAGCGCGCCAAACTGGCCATCGTCTTCGCCGTCACCGACCCGGAGCTGGGCAAGAAGGGCCTGTCGGCCTTCCTGGTGCCCACCGACACCCCCGGCTTCGTGGTCGAGCGCGCCGAACACAAGATGGGCCTGCGCGCCTCCGACACCTGCGCCATCGCCCTCGACGACTGCCGCATCCCGCAGGAGAACCTGCTCGGCGAGCGCGGCAAGGGCCTGGCCATCGCCCTGTCCAACCTGGAAGGCGGGCGCATCGGCATCGCCGCCCAGGCCCTCGGCATCGCCCGCGCCGCCTTCGAGGCCGCCCTGCGCTACGCCCGCGAGCGCGTGCAGTTCGGCAAGCCGATCATCGAACACCAGAGCATCGCCAACCTGCTGGCCGACATGCACACCCGCATCAACGCCGCCCGCCTGCTCACCCACCACGCCGCCCGCCTGCGCAGCGCCGGCCTGCCCTGCCTGTCCGAAGCCTCCCAGGCCAAGCTGTTCGCCTCGGAAATGGCCGAACAGGTCTGCTCCAGCGCCATCCAGATCCACGGCGGCTACGGCTACCTGGAGGACTACCCGGTCGAGCGCTACTACCGCGATGCAAGGATCACGCAGATTTATGAAGGGACCAGCGAGATTCAGCGGATGCTGATTGCGCGGGAGTTGGGGAATTACGGAGTTTAGTTTGAGCTCTAAGGTTTTCCAGACGCCTTTCAAAAAACAGTTCTGAGCTATTATCGGCAAATTTTGACCACTGTAACTATTACAGCGTTTGCCATTATAAAACTCGCTCTCAATCACGTCCGCTCGGTCATTTTCCTGCGCGGACGTGGACTTTCCGTCTGTCCCCACGCCTAAGCAAGCTAGAGGAACCACTCGACGAAAACGCAGGGCTCGCAATTGCCGCTTCTGCTGATAAATCCTACCGAGCACTTGGTGCGGAGAAGTGCTTTCATACCTCATCCATGATGGCGAACACTGCGAACCTGTAGCGATCCAACCTAGTAACCCCTTGATCAAATTGCAGATTTCTACAGGCCTGATAAGATCCATAGGTTAATCAACCTAGGAGGGACCCATGAAAAAAGCAGTACTAGCCGTAATCTTTGGCGCAATTGCAGCCTCGGGCTGCACCGTTCGCGTAGCTGACATGACCGTCGGCAGCACCAAAAACTACAACCTCAACTCTGCTCAATTTGTAAAAGGCCCGCGCGTTGTGGGGGAGGACAAGTACCCTGTCATCCTCTTCCCACTGGGCATCCCTAACATGAAGACGGCCATGGACAAGGCCATCGAAAAAGACAAGTGCGCTGTCGGTCTGAGCGATGTCGTCATCAGTCAGCTTAACCACTCGTTCATCGTCGGCTCGATCGGCGCTCGAGTGGAAGGGAACCTCATCATCGACGCCAGTCAGCCGGGTTGTGGAAGTCACTTCCGCGGTTGAACCACAGGAGAGCACGTAGGGTAGACAACGGCGCTGCCTTATCTACCGATGTCAGCGGTGGGTAATCGCTACGCGAGTTACCCACCCTACTCCTCCCCATACCCCTGCAAATCCAGCCCCTCGCGCAGATACTCCGCCAGAAACGGATGGGCAATCAGGTAGTCGGCGGTGCGCGGGTTCCACTGTTCGGTGGCCTGCTTGAGCAGGTCATCCCACTCCTCCAGGGTGCCGTCGCCGCGGCCCAGCCACATCAGTGCCACCACTTCCTGCTGCTGGTCTGGCTCCAGGTCGTCGATGATCGACTCGAACTCGGCGTAGTACTCGTCACCGGCGTGGTCGGCCAGCGCCTGCAGGGCCCAGTCGTCGCTCGGGCTGTTGGGTTCCTGGGGGATGACCACCTGCTCCTTGGCGTGGAAGGTGCGGGCCAGGTCCATGAGCCGGGCAACGGTTTCCGGATTGACGGTGATCATGCTGGCGCTCCTCTTGGCGGGCCCGAAAGGCAAGTATGGGCCGATTTGCGCAAGTTGCCGGCTACGCCCGTCGCGATCGCCAGGCCGCCGCTCAGGCGCGACTGCGGGACAGGCTAGCCTGGAGCATCGCCGCGACGACCAGCAGGCCGCCGAGCCAGGCTGCAGGGGTCAGCACCTCGCCCAACCAGAGCACGGCGAACAGCGCGCCGAACAGCGGCTCGCTGCCCATCAGCAGGCTGACCCGGCTCGGGCTGCTGCGGCCGAGCGCCCAGTTCTGCACGAAGAAGGCGAACAGGGTGGCGAACAACACCAGGTAGAGGGTGCCGGTCCAGAACGCCGGCGCCGTCGGCAACGGCGGCAGGCCGCCGGGCTGCAGCAGACCGAGGAACAGGCAGCCGCAGCCGACCACCCCGCTCTGCACGGCGGTCAGCGCCAGCACGGGCACCTCGCGGCCGCTGCTGAGCCGCCGAGTCAGGCAGACCAGCACGGCGCGCAGCAGGGCTGCCGCCAGCATCAGGCCGTCGCCGAGGTTGAAGTTCGTATCGACGCCGCCACTGAGCAGCCAGGTACCGAGCAGCGACAGAACCACCGCCGGCCACAGGCGGGCATCCGGGCGCTGGCCGAGAAGCAGCCACTCGACGAAGGGCGTCAGCACCACGCACAGGCTGATCAGGAAGGCCGCGTTACTGGCGCTGGTATGCACCAGCCCGTAGGTTTCGCAGAGGAAGATGGCCAGCAGCACCAGCCCCAGCGGCAGCCCGGGCCGCCACGCGGCGCGGCCGGCGCCGCGCAGTTGCGGGGCCAGCAGCAGGAAGGTGATACAGAAGCGCGCGGCGAGAAAGCCCAGCACCGGGTAGAACACCAGCGCCTGCTTGGCGACACCGTAACTGGTGCCCCAGACCATGGCCACCATCAGCAGGAGCAGGTCGCTGCCGGGCAGCAGGCGTACGGGCAACGGGCGGCTGAGGGTGTGCATGGCAGGCTCCGGCATTCGGGTGGGCTGGACCGCATTGTTCATTGCCGCGTCTGCCGCGATAATCCAGTGCAAATACACAACACTTGTTCGCCATGAACACGAATCAGAGCAACCAGTTGCTGCCGCTGATGGCCAGCTTCGTCCGCGTGGTGGAAAGCGGCAGCTTCTCCGCCGCGGCCCGCCTGCAGGGCGGCAGCCCGTCGGCGCTGAGCCGGCAGATCGCCCAGCTGGAGCAGGCGCTCGGCCTGCGCCTGCTGGAGCGCACCACCCGCCGCCTGCAGCTGAGCGCCGCCGGGGCGGAGGTGTTCGAGCGCTGCCGGGAGATGCTGGTCGCCGCCGAGGCGGCGGTGGCGGTCGGCGAGCGGCTGATGAGCCATCCGCGCGGCCAGGTGCGCCTGTCGGTGCCCAAGGCGTTCGGCAAGTATCTGGTGGCGCCGCTGCTGGCCGACTTCCTCGCCCGCCATCCCGAGGTAGATGTCAGTCTCAACCTCAGCGACCGCACCCCGGACCTGATCGCAGAGGGCTTCGACCTGATCGTCTGCATCACCGACCAGCCGCCGCCGAACCTCGCCGGCCGGCCGCTGTGCCAGGTGCTGCAGCTGCTCTGCGCCAGCCCGGAGTATCTGGCCGAGCATGGCGAACCGCAGCATCCGGACGAGCTGGTGCGCCACCGGTGCCTGTACCTGGACGAGCGCCCAGACGACCATCGCTGGCACTTCGCCCGTGCCGGCGAGCAGTGCGTGGTGGCGGTGCGCGGCCGGCTGGCGAGCAACCACAGCGAGGTGCGCCTGAACGGCGCGCTGAATCACCTCGGCATCGCCTGCCTGCCGCAGTTCACCGCCGCCCAGGCGCTGGCCGACGGTCGCCTGCGGCAGGTGCTGGCGGACTGGCGCTATACCGGCTCCTACCAGGGCACCGCCTGGGTGCTCTATCCGCCCAACCGCCACCTGCCACCGAAGCTGCGGGTGCTGATCGACTTTCTCGCCGAGCGGCTGGCCGACCCCGGGGCGGCGCGCCAGCGACGATAATCAAGCGCAGCGACGAGCTGCGCCACGCCCCGACGAGGATGCCCATGACGAACCATGCCGACGCGCC harbors:
- a CDS encoding PepSY domain-containing protein, producing the protein MIKTTPFIAGLTLCLIASAQARDLDQDEALRLRQEGVIQPLQQLLQQAMQRYPGARLLEAELEEEDDRYVYEVELLTDGGQVRELELDAVTGRILKDEEDD
- a CDS encoding response regulator transcription factor, with the translated sequence MRLLLVEDNVALADELLADLGRQGYAVDWLADGRDALVQGATEPYDLVVLDLGLPGMPGLDVLRRWRADGLATPVLILTARGSWAERIDGLKAGADDYLSKPFHPEELALRIQALLRRAHGVANQSELKAAGLALDEARQCVRRGDEEIALSGAEFRLLRYFMLHPGQILSKTQLTEHLYDGESERESNVIEVHVNHLRRKLGRGVIETRRGQGYRYAGDAEQGG
- a CDS encoding CoA-acylating methylmalonate-semialdehyde dehydrogenase, whose product is MTATRSIPTVKLLINGEFVESQTTEWRDVVNPATQEVLARVPFATQDEMNAAVASAKEAFKTWRKTPIGARARILLKYQQLIRENMKELAAILTAEQGKTLPDAEGDVFRGLEVVEHAANIGSLQLGELANNVAGGVDTYTLNQPLGVCAGITPFNFPAMIPLWMFPMAIATGNTFVLKPSEQDPMVTMRLAELALQAGIPAGVLNVIHGGADAVNLLCDHPDIKAVSFVGSTKVGTHVYNRASLSGKRAQCMMGAKNHAIVLPDAHKQQTLANLVGACFGAAGQRCMALSVVILVGEAQAWLPELVEKVKTLKVSGGTEPGTDVGPVISRAALERISGLIARGVEEGAELLLDGRNPQVPGYADGNFVAPTVFSGVTPEMTIYREEIFGPVLCVMQAATMDEAIAIINANPNGNGTAIFTRSGAAARHFQEEIDVGQVGINVPIPVPVPLFSFTGSRGSKLGDLGPYGKQVVQFYTQTKTVTARWFDEDEVGHVNTTITLK
- the mmsB gene encoding 3-hydroxyisobutyrate dehydrogenase encodes the protein MHIGFLGLGHMGAPMARNLLKAGHQLTVFDPVPASVASLVEAGAQAADSAGGVARADVELIVTMLPAAAHVKAVYLGDDDLLANVRPGVLLIDSSTIDPHSAREVAAAAEQHGNPMLDAPVSGGTGGAAAGTLTFMVGGSDADFDRARAVLAAMGKNIVHCGGHGNGQAAKVANNLLLGISMIGVSEAMSLGVALGVDPKVLAGIINTSSGRCWSSDTYNPFPGVMDNVPASRGYEGGFGTDLMLKDLGLASEAAKQVRQPVLLGALAQQLYQAFSAQGNGQLDFSAIINLYRKDA
- a CDS encoding LysR family transcriptional regulator, whose product is MDWDNLRYFLELSRAGTLTAAARRLGVDHTTVARRVQALEKQFGQPLFIRGGAGYTLAEAGRRLLAQAEAMESAFLAIEQPGEGGPDTLSGSVRIGATEGYGVALLAGQLAGLGQRYPHLGIDLLAVPRTVHLARHEADIVITLERPQRGPYIITRLTDYVLRLYGSRDYLARHAPIRRREDLRKHRFVSYIEDLLYSKELYYLDEIGRPGQVALRSTSILAQQNAVLAGAGLAILPSFSARREPELVEVLAGDIEFVRTFWMLMPAENKDLARMRVCWDFLREMAADNLELMMGRGSPAL
- a CDS encoding ATP-binding protein; amino-acid sequence: MRSIQSRLGLGLAATLVVVVLALLQGSLWLLDSGLRRYHESNLQDEAETLLIALVRGEEGVQLDERRLHPAYQRTFSGRYFRIDFAENVWRSRSLWDSELPRPPRKGLAPELVDGIEGQRLLVYRGDFRRFGQHFSISVAQDYSPVLASLARIRWLGLGLGVGGLLLALLLQWLTMRRALAPLERVRAQIAELQAGRLGALDSRVPAELEPLVGQINHLLHHTEETLKRSRHALGNLGHALKTPLAVLVSLANREELRGQPELRATLREQLEQIEQRLARELGRARLAGEALPGAHFDCGVELPALCATLRQIHPHVDIDWQAPEGLRLPWDREDLLEALGNLLDNACKWADSAVQVSAGADAEGYWLCVEDDGPGIAPEQRDAVIARGNRLDEQVAGHGLGLAIVRDIAQACGGSLSLEDSATLGGLCARLRLPRRALA
- the cydP gene encoding cytochrome oxidase putative small subunit CydP, translated to MPQVPPQSPWRIPLVREIGIILLVKLAILLTIKAVWFTEPTVPENGSARVSERLLGTPQTAPASPASLNEEEPR
- a CDS encoding acyl-CoA dehydrogenase family protein yields the protein MNDLEFTEEQRMIRDMAREFAQREIAPHAAAWEKACWIDDRLVAQMGELGLLGMVVPEEWGGSYIDYVAYALAVEEISAGDGALGALMSVHNSVGCGPLLNYGSQAQKEAWLPALASGQAIGCFCLTEPQAGSEAHNLRTRAELKDGQWVLNGAKQFVSNGKRAKLAIVFAVTDPELGKKGLSAFLVPTDTPGFVVERAEHKMGLRASDTCAIALDDCRIPQENLLGERGKGLAIALSNLEGGRIGIAAQALGIARAAFEAALRYARERVQFGKPIIEHQSIANLLADMHTRINAARLLTHHAARLRSAGLPCLSEASQAKLFASEMAEQVCSSAIQIHGGYGYLEDYPVERYYRDARITQIYEGTSEIQRMLIARELGNYGV
- a CDS encoding enoyl-CoA hydratase/isomerase family protein, which gives rise to MSEAPVLAAVRNRIGHLTLNRPAGLNAVNLEMVRLLHRQLQEWADDPQILAVVLRASGEKAFCAGGDIRALYDSFRAGDDQWQRFFEEEYALDQYIHAYRKPILALMDGFVLGGGMGLVQGAALRVITERTRMGMPETAIGYFPDVGASHFLSRLPGELGTYLGVTGVQIRAADALYAGLADWCLPSEQLAELDRCLDNLSWTVHPQEALRTLLATLASRKLPGAELKALHPAIEQHFALDSVATIRASLQGETRAEFQHWAEETVKLLDGRSPLAMEVTRKLLRRGRELSLAECFALELHLDRQWFERGEIMEGVRALIVDKDKNPRWNPPSLAGVSMERVASFFPSSQTAGRARQAV
- a CDS encoding PepSY domain-containing protein, with amino-acid sequence MKKLTALLATALIAATAGVAQARDLGPDEALKLRDAGTIMSFDKLNAAAIAKHPGSTVEETELEEEYGRYVYQVELRDAQGVQWDLELDATNAQILKDHQDD